The following are from one region of the Jatrophihabitans telluris genome:
- a CDS encoding YbjN domain-containing protein, producing the protein MGELNEAGRAAAETIRASLSDAGLDYTEADPGAFAVNLPGQRRLKTACWLIVGTRGLSIEAFVVRKPDENVAAVHGWLLAHNAKMFGVAWSIDDVGDIYLSGRWPLAAVTAGAIDQVLGSVLEYADSSFNTLLELGFGSSIRREWAWRTSRGESTANLAAFEGYIRRHEPDGEQDG; encoded by the coding sequence ATGGGCGAGCTGAACGAGGCTGGACGGGCGGCGGCGGAAACCATCCGGGCCAGCCTCTCCGACGCCGGGCTGGACTACACCGAGGCCGACCCCGGCGCGTTTGCGGTGAACCTGCCCGGTCAGCGCAGGTTGAAGACGGCCTGCTGGCTGATCGTGGGCACCCGTGGCCTGTCCATCGAGGCCTTCGTGGTTCGCAAGCCGGACGAGAACGTGGCCGCGGTGCATGGCTGGTTGCTGGCGCACAACGCCAAGATGTTCGGGGTGGCCTGGTCCATCGACGACGTCGGCGACATCTATCTCAGCGGTCGCTGGCCGTTGGCGGCCGTCACGGCCGGGGCGATCGATCAGGTGCTGGGGTCGGTGCTCGAGTATGCGGACTCGTCGTTCAACACGTTGCTGGAACTGGGTTTCGGCTCCTCCATCCGGCGGGAGTGGGCTTGGCGGACGAGTCGCGGCGAGTCGACGGCGAACCTGGCCGCGTTCGAGGGCTACATCCGCCGCCACGAACCCGACGGAGAGCAGGACGGATGA
- a CDS encoding response regulator transcription factor encodes MTRVLVVEDEESISDPLSYMLRREGFDVNVAATGPDALGSFDRTGADIVLLDLMLPGLSGTEVCRSLRQKSNVPIIILTARDSEVDKVVGLELGADDYVTKPFSHRELLARIRAVMRRGGESEELVTATLEAGPVRMDVERHTVVVDGQSVSLPLKEFDLLELLLRNSGRVLTRGQLIDRVWGADYVGDTKTLDVHIKRLRSKIEPDPANPKYLLTVRGLGYKFEA; translated from the coding sequence GTGACCCGGGTTCTTGTCGTCGAGGACGAGGAGTCCATCTCCGACCCGCTGTCCTACATGCTCCGCCGTGAGGGTTTCGACGTGAACGTCGCGGCCACCGGCCCTGATGCCCTCGGCTCCTTCGACCGAACCGGGGCCGACATCGTTCTGCTCGACCTGATGCTGCCCGGCCTGTCGGGGACGGAGGTGTGCCGCTCGTTGCGGCAGAAGTCCAATGTGCCGATCATCATCCTGACCGCTCGCGACTCGGAGGTCGACAAGGTGGTCGGCCTGGAGCTCGGCGCTGACGACTACGTCACGAAGCCGTTCTCGCACCGGGAGCTGCTGGCCCGGATTCGCGCGGTCATGCGTCGTGGCGGTGAGAGCGAGGAACTGGTCACCGCAACGTTGGAGGCCGGCCCGGTCCGGATGGACGTCGAGCGGCACACCGTCGTCGTGGACGGCCAGTCGGTGTCGTTGCCGCTGAAGGAGTTCGACCTGCTGGAGCTGCTGCTGCGCAATTCCGGCCGCGTGCTCACCCGGGGCCAGTTGATCGACCGGGTGTGGGGCGCGGACTACGTCGGTGACACCAAGACGCTGGACGTGCACATCAAGCGGTTGCGGTCGAAGATCGAACCGGATCCGGCCAACCCGAAGTACCTGCTCACCGTCCGCGGCCTGGGCTACAAGTTCGAAGCCTGA
- the proC gene encoding pyrroline-5-carboxylate reductase, whose translation MTIDSTIEKDKLAIVGGGKIGEALLSGLLRTPAGGQPRYRPEDVVVVEHYPDRRSYLSERYGVEIGDVARAAGAGTIVIAVKPQDIDTVLAELAPLATADHLVVSVAAGITTNQLERGLPGGPAVVRCMPNTPALVDQAMTAISAGAHADESHLQRAQELLEAVGRVVRVPESQLDAVTALSGSGPAYFFFLVEAMIDAGILLGLPRTLAAELIVQTAVGAAVMLRDTGEHPVQLREAVTSPGGTTISAIRELEIHGVRAALIAAIEAARDRSVELGRASNPSG comes from the coding sequence ATGACGATCGATTCGACCATCGAGAAGGACAAGCTGGCCATCGTGGGCGGCGGCAAGATCGGCGAGGCACTGCTGTCCGGGTTGTTGCGGACACCGGCCGGCGGTCAGCCGCGCTACCGGCCCGAGGACGTCGTGGTGGTCGAGCACTACCCCGATCGGCGGAGCTACCTCAGCGAGCGGTACGGCGTCGAGATCGGCGACGTGGCCAGAGCCGCCGGAGCCGGAACGATCGTGATCGCCGTGAAGCCGCAGGACATCGACACCGTCCTGGCGGAGCTGGCCCCGCTGGCCACCGCCGATCACCTCGTCGTGTCGGTGGCCGCGGGGATCACCACCAACCAGCTGGAACGTGGATTGCCCGGTGGCCCGGCCGTGGTGCGGTGCATGCCCAACACGCCCGCCCTCGTCGACCAGGCCATGACGGCGATCAGCGCGGGTGCACATGCCGACGAATCGCACCTGCAACGCGCTCAGGAGTTGCTGGAAGCGGTCGGTCGCGTCGTTAGGGTCCCCGAGTCCCAGCTCGACGCCGTGACCGCACTGTCCGGCAGCGGGCCGGCCTACTTCTTCTTCCTGGTCGAGGCCATGATCGACGCCGGCATCCTGCTCGGACTGCCACGGACGCTTGCCGCCGAGCTGATCGTCCAGACAGCCGTCGGCGCGGCGGTGATGCTGCGTGACACCGGCGAGCACCCGGTGCAGCTGCGCGAGGCGGTCACGAGTCCGGGAGGGACGACGATCTCGGCGATCCGCGAGCTGGAGATCCACGGTGTCCGGGCGGCGTTGATCGCCGCGATCGAGGCGGCCCGGGACCGGTCGGTCGAGCTGGGCAGGGCGTCGAATCCGTCCGGCTGA
- a CDS encoding SDR family NAD(P)-dependent oxidoreductase — MTSSASSPLRGLAVVTGASSGIGAATARRLAAEGFTVWAAARRIDRLRSLAAESAGSITAVELDVTSPESVARLSEAVSAATSGGEHGLELTLLVNNAGGAVGLDPVADADPADWLTMYQTNVLGAMRVTQALLPALAAGSGGHIVLTGSIAGHGVYPGGGGYSAAKYGARAMMETLRLELNGRRIRVSEIDPGMVATEEFSLVRFGGDAERAAAVYDGVDNPLTAEDVADVIAFVATRPAHVNIDAVTVKPVAQAASYKLARGPLT; from the coding sequence GTGACTTCCTCAGCGTCCTCTCCCCTTCGTGGCCTCGCCGTCGTGACCGGCGCCTCCAGCGGTATCGGGGCCGCGACGGCCCGGCGGCTCGCGGCCGAGGGTTTCACGGTCTGGGCTGCCGCCCGTCGCATCGACAGGCTCAGATCACTGGCGGCCGAATCCGCCGGGTCCATCACGGCGGTCGAGCTGGACGTCACGTCGCCCGAGTCGGTCGCCCGGCTGAGCGAGGCAGTGTCGGCGGCAACCAGCGGTGGCGAGCATGGCCTGGAGTTGACGTTGCTGGTGAACAACGCGGGCGGCGCGGTCGGGCTCGATCCGGTCGCCGACGCCGACCCCGCGGACTGGCTCACGATGTACCAGACCAACGTGCTCGGAGCCATGCGAGTCACCCAGGCCCTGCTGCCCGCGCTGGCGGCGGGATCGGGCGGTCACATCGTGCTGACCGGCTCGATTGCCGGCCACGGGGTCTATCCCGGAGGCGGTGGGTACTCCGCGGCCAAGTACGGCGCCCGCGCGATGATGGAAACGCTCCGGCTGGAGCTGAACGGACGCCGGATCCGGGTGTCGGAGATCGACCCGGGCATGGTCGCCACCGAGGAGTTCTCCCTCGTGCGCTTCGGCGGTGACGCCGAGCGCGCCGCGGCGGTCTACGACGGGGTCGACAACCCGCTCACCGCCGAGGACGTGGCCGACGTCATCGCCTTCGTCGCCACCCGCCCGGCCCACGTCAACATCGACGCGGTAACGGTGAAGCCGGTCGCTCAGGCCGCGTCCTACAAGCTCGCCCGCGGCCCCCTCACCTGA
- a CDS encoding oxidoreductase — MPQPPSSSPPDQPVTDRSRKHRTEVVLVTGCSSGIGAATAARLAAAGHIVYASARQPDTLAALTVGGCRPLALDVTSEESMTGAVDRVLAEQGRIDVLVNNAGYGQYGPIEQIPIEQVRQQFETNVFGLVRLTQLVLPGMRQRRHGRIVNVSSMGGRTTLPGGGIYHASKYAVEAVSNALRLEVRPFGVQVVLIEPGVVRTPWSEQALGHQQSTGTENDPYARYKQGVEVSFASAFTGSLAKLSISPDQVAEVIERAVAARRPRARYLISAMAKSLVLLDAVLPDRIHDAVLRQQYHLP, encoded by the coding sequence GTGCCCCAACCGCCGTCCTCGTCACCGCCGGATCAGCCGGTCACGGACCGATCTCGCAAGCATCGCACCGAAGTCGTGCTGGTCACCGGCTGTTCCTCGGGGATCGGGGCCGCCACCGCAGCCCGGCTGGCGGCGGCCGGCCACATCGTCTACGCCAGTGCGCGACAGCCGGACACGCTCGCCGCCCTGACTGTCGGCGGATGCCGCCCGCTGGCGCTGGACGTCACCTCCGAGGAGTCGATGACCGGCGCCGTCGACCGGGTCCTGGCCGAACAGGGACGGATCGACGTCCTGGTCAACAACGCCGGATACGGCCAGTACGGCCCCATCGAGCAGATTCCGATCGAGCAGGTGCGCCAGCAGTTCGAGACGAACGTCTTCGGCCTCGTCCGGCTCACCCAACTCGTCCTGCCGGGCATGCGCCAGCGCAGGCACGGGCGCATCGTCAACGTCTCGTCGATGGGCGGCCGGACGACGTTGCCCGGGGGCGGGATCTACCACGCTTCCAAGTACGCGGTCGAGGCGGTGAGCAATGCGCTGCGGCTGGAAGTGCGCCCCTTCGGCGTGCAGGTGGTGCTGATCGAACCCGGGGTGGTGCGGACCCCGTGGTCCGAGCAGGCACTCGGGCATCAGCAGTCCACCGGAACCGAGAACGACCCGTACGCGCGGTACAAGCAGGGCGTCGAGGTCTCCTTCGCCAGTGCCTTCACAGGATCGTTGGCCAAGCTGTCGATCAGCCCGGACCAGGTCGCCGAGGTCATCGAGCGAGCGGTGGCCGCGCGCCGCCCCCGGGCCCGTTACCTGATCAGCGCCATGGCCAAGTCCCTGGTGCTGCTCGACGCCGTGCTGCCGGACCGGATCCACGACGCCGTCCTGCGCCAGCAGTATCACCTGCCCTGA
- the phoU gene encoding phosphate signaling complex protein PhoU, with the protein MRDLYHDELDDIGHSLVAMTHLAGTAMERATNALLDADLNGAERVVSDDTAIDALRADLEHRTFQLLSLQQPVATDLRVLITTLHLVADLERMGDLALHVAKVARMRYPDVAVPPELRDVISQMGEVALSLVDKVAEVIKGRDVELAKAIEAEDDSMDALHRKLFTLLLSDNWAYGTEAAIDMALLGRYYERYADHAVGVARRIVFIATGEMQSGSASRPVS; encoded by the coding sequence ATGCGCGATCTGTATCACGATGAGCTCGACGACATCGGACACTCGTTGGTGGCGATGACGCACCTGGCCGGCACGGCCATGGAGCGTGCCACCAATGCCCTGCTCGACGCCGACCTCAACGGCGCGGAGCGGGTGGTCTCCGACGACACGGCCATCGACGCGTTGCGGGCCGATCTGGAGCATCGCACCTTCCAATTGCTGTCGCTGCAGCAGCCGGTGGCGACCGACCTCCGGGTCCTGATCACCACCCTGCATCTCGTGGCCGACCTGGAGCGCATGGGCGATCTGGCCCTGCACGTGGCCAAGGTCGCGCGGATGCGCTATCCGGACGTCGCGGTGCCACCCGAGCTGCGCGACGTCATCTCCCAGATGGGGGAGGTCGCGCTGTCCCTGGTGGACAAGGTCGCCGAGGTCATCAAGGGCCGCGATGTCGAGCTGGCCAAAGCCATCGAGGCGGAGGACGACTCGATGGACGCGCTGCATCGCAAGCTGTTCACGTTGCTGCTGTCCGACAACTGGGCCTACGGCACCGAAGCGGCCATCGACATGGCGCTGCTCGGCCGCTACTACGAGCGCTACGCCGACCACGCCGTCGGAGTGGCACGCCGGATCGTCTTCATCGCCACCGGTGAGATGCAGTCCGGATCGGCCTCCCGACCGGTTTCCTGA
- the mshA gene encoding D-inositol-3-phosphate glycosyltransferase has protein sequence MREARVARHLGLPHRVATLSVHTSPLDQPGAGDAGGMNVYILETAKRLAESGVEVEIFTRATSSDQPRIVEVADGVCVRNVIAGPFEGLSKQDLPAQLCAFAAAVQRAEAQQEPGWYDLIHSHYWLSGQVGWLARDRWAVPLVHTAHTLAKAKNAQLAEGDTPEPYARVIGEEQVVAEADRLIANTTDEAHQLIDWYGADPAKVTVIPPGVDLETFRPVPQGFSSSAEVSVPERGEQVRTARERARARLGLHRQDLVLLFVGRLQPLKAPDVLIRAAARIVQDHPELGDRLRVVIVGAPSGTGLAAPDSLQLLAAELGVAERVRFLPPAPRAELAELYRAADLTVVPSYNESFGLVAMESQACGTPVVAAAVGGLPTAVLDGRTGVLVDTHRTQDWADALAALLAQPHHRDELGHAAYLHAQDFSWRRTADRLLGAYRDALAEFARLDATGSMG, from the coding sequence ATGCGCGAGGCTCGAGTGGCTCGCCATCTCGGCCTTCCGCACCGGGTGGCCACCCTGAGCGTGCATACGTCTCCGCTGGACCAGCCCGGTGCGGGCGACGCCGGTGGGATGAACGTGTACATCCTCGAGACCGCGAAACGGCTGGCCGAGTCCGGCGTCGAGGTCGAGATCTTCACCCGCGCGACCTCCTCGGACCAGCCTCGTATCGTCGAGGTCGCCGACGGCGTCTGCGTCCGCAACGTCATCGCCGGTCCGTTCGAGGGACTGTCCAAGCAGGATCTGCCCGCGCAACTGTGTGCCTTCGCGGCGGCGGTCCAGCGCGCGGAGGCCCAACAAGAACCTGGCTGGTACGACCTCATCCACTCCCACTACTGGCTGTCCGGGCAGGTCGGTTGGCTGGCCCGCGACCGCTGGGCGGTCCCGCTGGTGCACACGGCCCACACGCTGGCCAAGGCGAAGAACGCCCAGCTGGCCGAGGGCGACACCCCGGAGCCCTACGCCCGGGTCATCGGCGAGGAACAGGTGGTGGCCGAGGCCGATCGGCTCATTGCGAACACGACGGACGAGGCCCACCAGCTCATCGACTGGTACGGCGCCGATCCCGCGAAGGTCACCGTGATCCCACCAGGGGTGGATCTGGAGACGTTTCGTCCGGTACCGCAAGGCTTTTCCTCATCGGCCGAGGTTTCGGTGCCCGAGCGGGGCGAGCAGGTCCGGACGGCCCGGGAACGGGCCCGCGCCCGGCTGGGGTTGCATCGCCAGGATCTGGTCCTGCTCTTCGTCGGTCGGCTGCAGCCGCTGAAGGCCCCGGACGTGCTCATTCGCGCCGCGGCCCGGATCGTGCAGGACCATCCCGAGCTCGGTGACCGGCTGCGGGTGGTCATTGTCGGCGCGCCGTCCGGGACCGGGCTGGCGGCGCCGGATTCCCTGCAACTGCTGGCCGCTGAGCTGGGCGTCGCCGAGCGGGTGCGGTTCCTGCCCCCGGCGCCCCGGGCCGAGCTGGCCGAGTTGTACCGAGCCGCCGATCTCACCGTGGTCCCCAGCTACAACGAGTCCTTCGGCCTGGTGGCGATGGAGTCCCAGGCCTGCGGAACCCCGGTCGTGGCCGCGGCTGTCGGCGGTTTGCCGACCGCCGTGCTGGACGGGCGAACCGGCGTGCTGGTGGACACTCACCGCACCCAGGACTGGGCCGATGCGCTGGCGGCGCTGCTGGCTCAGCCGCACCACCGCGACGAACTGGGCCATGCGGCCTACCTGCACGCGCAGGACTTCTCCTGGCGCCGGACCGCCGACCGCCTGCTGGGCGCCTACCGTGATGCCCTGGCGGAGTTCGCCCGGCTGGACGCCACCGGATCTATGGGCTGA
- a CDS encoding FAD-dependent oxidoreductase, translating into MTRPANSHDYDVVVIGSGFGGSVSALRLTEKGYSVGVVEAGQRFDEHNTPKNSWDIRNFVWAPALGCTGMQRIHLLKNVVILAGAGVGGGSLNYANTLYEPPAAFYADPQWAHITDWADELAPYYRQAKKMLGVTVNPTMTQSDREMLRLAEQFDRADTFRMTPVGVFFGREGRKEPGQRVADPFFGGAGPERTGCIECGECMTGCRHGAKNTLTTNYLGLAERAGAVVHPLTTVTGVRPLRAGGYAVDTVRTGGPLARRHRRTFTAEQVVFSAGTYNTQKLLHTLRETSLPDISPRLGHLTRTNSEALLGALTKNRRADYTHGVAITSSWHPDPDTHIEPVRYGKGSNAMGLLTTALTEGGTPARRWREWLSVARSNPSLIFTTAIPRHWSERIIILLVMQSLNNSITVRLRKSRRGKAKLTSTQGAGEPNPTWIPVANQAARQLADNIGGVPGGTYGDLFNIPMTAHFIGGCAIGDSAETGVIDPYHRLYGYAGLHVVDGSTLSANLGVNPSLSITAQAERAMALWPNAGEQDTRPALGQPYRRLDPVAPKNPAVPAHAPAALQFAPLQLGPTRLA; encoded by the coding sequence GTGACCCGTCCGGCCAACAGCCACGACTACGACGTGGTCGTGATCGGCTCCGGATTCGGCGGCAGCGTCTCGGCTCTGCGGCTGACCGAAAAGGGCTACTCGGTCGGCGTGGTCGAGGCCGGCCAACGCTTCGACGAGCACAACACCCCGAAGAATTCCTGGGACATCCGCAACTTTGTCTGGGCGCCGGCGCTGGGGTGCACGGGAATGCAGCGCATCCACCTGCTCAAGAACGTCGTGATCCTGGCCGGCGCCGGCGTCGGAGGTGGTTCGCTCAACTACGCCAACACGCTCTACGAGCCGCCGGCCGCCTTCTACGCCGACCCCCAGTGGGCCCACATCACCGACTGGGCCGATGAACTCGCCCCGTACTACCGGCAGGCGAAGAAGATGCTCGGTGTAACGGTCAATCCGACGATGACGCAGTCGGATCGCGAGATGCTCCGGCTGGCCGAACAGTTCGATCGGGCCGACACGTTCCGGATGACGCCGGTCGGGGTGTTCTTCGGGCGGGAGGGCCGCAAGGAGCCCGGGCAGCGGGTCGCGGACCCGTTCTTCGGAGGCGCCGGACCGGAGCGAACCGGCTGCATCGAGTGCGGCGAGTGCATGACCGGCTGCCGGCACGGCGCCAAGAACACCCTCACCACCAACTACCTCGGCCTGGCCGAACGGGCCGGAGCCGTCGTGCACCCGCTGACCACCGTCACCGGGGTTCGCCCGCTGCGAGCGGGCGGCTACGCCGTGGACACGGTCCGTACCGGGGGCCCCCTGGCGCGCCGGCATCGTCGGACGTTCACCGCCGAGCAGGTCGTCTTCTCGGCCGGGACGTACAACACCCAGAAGCTGCTGCACACCCTGCGCGAGACCAGCCTGCCGGACATCTCGCCGCGCCTGGGGCATCTGACCCGGACGAACTCCGAGGCCCTGCTCGGGGCACTGACCAAGAACCGGCGCGCCGACTACACCCACGGAGTGGCCATCACCTCATCCTGGCACCCGGACCCGGACACCCACATCGAACCGGTGCGCTACGGCAAGGGCAGTAACGCGATGGGCCTTCTCACCACCGCACTGACCGAGGGAGGCACTCCCGCGCGGCGCTGGCGGGAATGGCTGTCGGTGGCGCGTTCGAACCCGTCGCTTATCTTCACGACGGCTATCCCGCGGCACTGGTCGGAGCGGATCATCATCTTGCTGGTGATGCAGTCCTTGAACAACTCGATCACGGTGCGATTGAGAAAGTCCAGGCGCGGCAAGGCCAAACTGACCTCCACCCAGGGCGCGGGCGAACCGAACCCGACCTGGATCCCGGTCGCCAACCAGGCCGCCCGCCAACTGGCCGACAACATCGGCGGAGTGCCGGGCGGCACCTACGGAGACCTCTTCAACATCCCGATGACCGCCCACTTCATCGGTGGCTGCGCGATCGGTGACTCGGCCGAGACCGGGGTCATCGACCCGTACCACCGGCTGTACGGCTACGCCGGACTGCACGTGGTCGACGGCTCGACGCTGTCGGCCAATCTGGGCGTCAACCCGTCCCTGTCGATCACCGCACAGGCCGAGCGGGCGATGGCCCTGTGGCCCAACGCCGGTGAGCAGGACACGCGTCCGGCGCTCGGACAGCCCTACCGCCGGCTGGACCCGGTCGCGCCGAAGAACCCGGCCGTACCCGCACACGCGCCGGCGGCCTTGCAGTTCGCGCCCCTGCAACTGGGACCCACCCGCCTCGCGTAG
- a CDS encoding phosphoglyceromutase: MSETATLILLRHGESDWNSKNLFTGWVDVDLTAEGEAEGRRGGRLLTEAGLLPDVVHTSLLRRAIRTAQISLDAADRHWIPVRRSWRLNERHYGALQGKDKAAVRAEFGDEQFMLWRRSYDVPPPALADDDSYSQVGDPRYADLLQTVPRTECLSDVVIRMMPYFYDAIVPDLRNGTVLVAAHGNSLRALIKHLDEMSDDAVVNLNVPTGIPLRYDLDPATMMPVRPGEYLDPDAAAAAIEAVANQGKK, encoded by the coding sequence ATGAGTGAGACTGCGACCCTGATCCTGCTCCGTCACGGCGAGAGCGACTGGAACTCCAAGAACCTGTTCACCGGGTGGGTCGACGTGGACCTCACCGCGGAAGGGGAGGCGGAGGGACGCCGCGGCGGCCGTTTGCTGACCGAGGCCGGGCTCCTTCCGGACGTGGTGCACACCTCGCTGCTGCGACGGGCGATCCGCACCGCTCAGATCTCCCTCGACGCGGCCGACCGGCACTGGATCCCGGTGCGGCGGTCCTGGCGGCTCAACGAGCGGCACTACGGCGCGCTGCAGGGCAAGGACAAGGCGGCGGTGCGGGCGGAATTCGGTGACGAGCAGTTCATGCTCTGGCGCAGGTCCTACGACGTGCCTCCGCCCGCGCTGGCCGACGACGACAGCTACAGCCAGGTCGGTGATCCGCGCTACGCCGATCTGCTGCAGACCGTGCCGCGGACCGAGTGCCTGTCCGACGTGGTCATCCGCATGATGCCGTACTTCTACGACGCCATCGTGCCGGACCTGCGTAACGGCACGGTCCTGGTGGCGGCGCACGGCAACTCGCTGCGGGCGCTGATCAAGCACTTGGACGAGATGTCCGACGATGCGGTCGTGAACCTCAACGTGCCGACCGGGATCCCGCTGCGTTACGACCTGGACCCGGCGACCATGATGCCGGTTCGCCCGGGCGAGTACCTCGACCCCGACGCGGCTGCCGCGGCCATCGAAGCCGTGGCCAACCAGGGCAAGAAGTAG
- a CDS encoding sugar phosphate isomerase/epimerase family protein produces MSEQPARNRPKVGLSTASVYPESAAAAFEIAAKLGYDGLEIMVWTDPVSQDPEAIRRLSDYHGVPVLAIHSPCLVITQRVWSPDPWIKLERSRAAAELLGAGTVVIHPPFRWQRDYVRGFARGLERMAGETDIRFAVENMFPLRVRGREVSPYLPTWDVANVPVDAELGFGPRGRPLEAEDDLDELGPDDVGDEYWVSDAGSRTDEDGLPPDPGELLAYRHFTLDLSHASVSRSDAQLMLAAMGEGMTHLHVGDGTGLNKDEHLVPGRGTQPCAEVLQTLAHRDYDGNVIVEVNTRRAIGREHREEDLAEALAFCRAHLRPVL; encoded by the coding sequence ATGTCCGAGCAGCCGGCCAGGAACCGACCGAAGGTGGGCCTGTCGACGGCGTCGGTCTATCCGGAATCGGCCGCGGCGGCCTTCGAGATCGCGGCCAAGCTCGGCTACGACGGTCTCGAGATCATGGTGTGGACGGATCCGGTGAGTCAGGATCCGGAAGCGATCCGGCGCCTGTCGGACTATCACGGTGTGCCGGTGCTGGCGATCCACTCGCCGTGCCTGGTGATCACCCAGCGCGTGTGGAGTCCGGATCCGTGGATCAAGCTGGAGCGATCCCGGGCCGCGGCGGAACTGCTCGGTGCCGGCACCGTGGTCATCCATCCGCCCTTCCGATGGCAGCGGGACTACGTCCGCGGCTTTGCCCGGGGCCTGGAAAGGATGGCCGGCGAGACCGACATCCGGTTCGCGGTCGAGAACATGTTCCCGCTGCGGGTGCGGGGGCGCGAGGTCTCGCCGTACCTGCCCACCTGGGACGTGGCCAACGTCCCCGTCGACGCCGAGCTCGGCTTCGGCCCGCGGGGACGGCCACTGGAGGCGGAGGATGACCTCGACGAGCTGGGTCCCGATGACGTCGGGGACGAGTACTGGGTCAGCGACGCCGGCTCGCGGACGGACGAGGACGGGTTGCCGCCGGATCCGGGGGAGTTGCTGGCTTATCGACATTTCACCCTGGATCTGTCCCATGCCTCGGTGTCGCGTTCGGATGCTCAGCTGATGCTGGCGGCGATGGGCGAAGGGATGACTCATCTGCACGTCGGGGACGGCACCGGGCTGAACAAGGATGAGCACCTCGTCCCCGGCCGCGGTACTCAGCCGTGTGCCGAGGTACTGCAGACGCTGGCGCATCGGGACTACGACGGCAACGTGATCGTCGAGGTGAACACCCGCCGTGCGATCGGGCGGGAGCATCGCGAGGAGGATCTCGCCGAGGCGCTGGCGTTCTGCCGGGCGCACCTTCGTCCGGTTCTCTGA
- a CDS encoding sensor histidine kinase codes for MTVVVVVAAFLAGAAVSAVVLLRWPPSPAGRPADDAGVTDLPLPEPVRAPMAERELARKVLGAIDVGIVVVDRDEVAIFANAAALRMGVVDHDRLTVTVLSELVREVTDTCVPDAVALELPAVKGGDVASYLVTVLPLADDLAHGRVSTVLLRFTDITETRRLERVRRDFVANVSHELKTPVGALTLLAEAVQDAADDPEAVQRFARRMQHEGARLGRLVQELIELSRLQGAEPLPGQEIVDVASVISEAVDRARLAAESAGITVVERAEGSLKVHGNETQLVTAVANLVDNAVAYSPERTKVGVSARAMRDADGTEWAEIAVTDQGIGIAEVDLDRVFERFFRVDPARSRATGGTGLGLAIVKHIASNHGGSVAVWSVSGSGSTFTIRLPLAGSPAAHPRVGS; via the coding sequence GTGACCGTCGTCGTGGTGGTGGCCGCGTTCCTGGCGGGTGCCGCAGTGAGCGCTGTCGTCCTGCTCCGGTGGCCTCCGTCGCCGGCCGGGCGTCCGGCCGACGACGCCGGGGTCACTGATCTTCCGCTGCCCGAACCGGTCCGCGCGCCGATGGCCGAGCGTGAGCTCGCCCGCAAGGTGCTCGGGGCGATCGACGTCGGGATCGTGGTGGTCGACCGGGACGAGGTCGCGATCTTCGCCAACGCGGCGGCCTTGCGGATGGGCGTGGTCGACCACGACCGGCTGACCGTGACCGTCCTGAGTGAACTGGTCCGGGAGGTCACCGACACCTGTGTTCCCGATGCGGTCGCCCTCGAGCTACCCGCCGTCAAGGGTGGTGACGTGGCCAGCTACCTGGTCACCGTCCTGCCTCTGGCCGATGATCTGGCGCACGGACGGGTCTCGACGGTGCTGCTGCGATTCACCGACATCACCGAGACCCGGCGGCTGGAGCGGGTCCGGCGCGATTTCGTCGCCAACGTCTCCCACGAACTCAAGACCCCGGTCGGCGCGCTGACCCTGCTGGCCGAGGCGGTGCAGGACGCGGCCGACGATCCGGAAGCGGTCCAGCGATTCGCCCGGCGCATGCAGCACGAAGGCGCCCGGCTCGGCCGGCTCGTGCAGGAACTGATCGAGCTGTCCCGGCTGCAGGGCGCCGAGCCGCTGCCGGGCCAGGAGATCGTCGACGTGGCCTCGGTGATCTCCGAAGCGGTCGATCGAGCCAGGCTGGCCGCCGAGAGTGCCGGCATCACGGTGGTCGAACGCGCCGAGGGCTCCTTGAAGGTGCACGGTAACGAGACGCAGCTGGTGACCGCGGTGGCCAACCTCGTGGACAACGCGGTCGCCTACAGTCCTGAGCGGACCAAGGTCGGGGTGTCGGCCCGGGCGATGCGGGACGCCGACGGCACCGAGTGGGCCGAGATCGCGGTGACCGACCAGGGCATCGGCATCGCCGAGGTCGACCTGGATCGGGTCTTCGAGCGCTTCTTCCGCGTCGACCCGGCCCGGTCCCGCGCTACCGGAGGTACCGGGCTCGGCCTGGCGATCGTCAAGCACATCGCGTCCAACCACGGCGGATCGGTGGCCGTCTGGAGCGTCTCGGGCTCCGGATCCACCTTCACCATCCGGCTGCCGCTGGCCGGATCGCCCGCCGCCCATCCCAGGGTGGGCTCATGA